A single Aspergillus chevalieri M1 DNA, chromosome 3, nearly complete sequence DNA region contains:
- a CDS encoding transcription factor domain-containing protein (COG:S;~EggNog:ENOG410Q1AN;~InterPro:IPR036864,IPR007219,IPR001138;~PFAM:PF00172,PF04082;~TransMembrane:1 (o444-463i);~antiSMASH:Cluster_3.10;~go_function: GO:0000981 - DNA-binding transcription factor activity, RNA polymerase II-specific [Evidence IEA];~go_function: GO:0003677 - DNA binding [Evidence IEA];~go_function: GO:0008270 - zinc ion binding [Evidence IEA];~go_process: GO:0006351 - transcription, DNA-templated [Evidence IEA];~go_process: GO:0006355 - regulation of transcription, DNA-templated [Evidence IEA]) — MRTMQNACIICHKKKIKCDLASRRPCSNCYRAGKECVMYTRKRKRYTNSLSPRESAEPQHNQNDITLTQSYTAQTPATQRSRKNDMIETYRGRDRYLGRHVSFDEAIASPDQQDSGPESGSGSRLSPLDLELLTHQGAFQLPPKSVQDDYIATYMQYCNVWTPIVEREWLHGQSVSYLLLQSILLAASRVTKQPSTHGTSADFYRRAKLLFFFGHERNPLISIVSAVLLHWYNPVGPEMISTDTSGFWLRTAEAIAFQIGLHKEPAPGSGTVESKRKRALKRRLWWTLVVRDCIISAGVGRPRTINLCDSDVFPPSLDDFDKDEDTTRPRLFLVYASICQLLGDIVESCLRPQQQPNQHHKSLENALYRWVKQDFRNITTLIPGSSLQYTLEARQIMLTYFANLIILDRTPTSDGVPSARSLVASSFISGIYKEFLSRDELSRLGPIFAFYALCAGLALIPAIRFPIVRGTAIEELQTLINSLRLLSKQWGSAFGALRALQRLGGEISQQPNREDPVPVLKEEMVPFFEDFGKGLCRQWNVFFGGEEMAVTGMVPQGMLNNLALETELPSLGHAGTGTATVDVLLQSAGKTDFGGLDLLSGNWEGVGFDWSGSWLLDNVISHIN, encoded by the exons ATGAGGACAATGCAAAATGCCTGCATAATATGCCACAAGAAAAAG ATCAAATGCGACCTGGCCAGTCGGCGCCCATGCTCCAATTGTTACAGGGCCGGGAAGGAATGCGT GATGTATACCAGGAAGCGCAAGCGATACACGAACAGTCTCTCACCTCGTGAGAGCGCGGAACCGCAGCATAACCAGAACGATATAACTCTAACACAAAGCTATACAGCACAGACACCAGCCACGCAAAGATCCAGAAAAAATGATATGATTGAAACCTATCGCGGCCGGGACCGCTACCTAGGACGGCACGTGTCCTTCGACGAAGCAATCGCCTCGCCTGACCAGCAAGACTCAGGACCAGAGTCAGGATCAGGGTCCAGACTCTCGCCGTTGGATCTTGAGCTTCTCACGCACCAAGGCGCATTCCAATTACCACCGAAATCAGTGCAGGATGATTATATAGCGACTTATATGCAGTATTGCAATGTATGGACGCCAATTGTTGAACGTGAATGGCTTCATGGTCAATCGGTGTCCTACCTCCTTCTTCAATCCATACTACTAGCAGCAAGCCGTGTGACGAAGCAGCCCAGTACCCATGGAACGAGTGCGGATTTCTACCGCCGCGCAAAATTACTATTTTTCTTTGGGCATGAGCGAAATCCGCTTATTTCTATTGTCAGCGCGGTGCTGCTGCATTGGTATAATCCCGTCGGACCGGAGATGATATCGACTGATACGAGTGGGTTTTGGTTAAGAACTGCGGAGGCAATCGCGTTTCAGATTGGATTGCATAAGGAGCCGGCACCGGGTTCTGGCACAGTTGAGagcaagaggaagagggcgtTGAAGAGGAGGTTGTGGTGGACTTTAGTC GTCCGAGATTGTATTATTTCAGCTGGTGTTGGACGGCCTCGGACTATAAACCTTTGTGATAGTGATGTGTTTCCTCCGTCGCTGGATGACTTTGATAAAGACGAGGATACAACGAGACCTCGGCTATTTCTCGTCTACGCATCAATATGCCAGCTTCTAGGGGATATTGTGGAAAGCTGTCTGCGTcctcaacaacaacccaaTCAACACCATAAATCCCTCGAGAACGCGCTCTACCGCTGGGTCAAACAGGACTTCCGAAATATAACTACCCTCATTCCTGGTTCATCATTGCAATACACTCTTGAAGCCCGACAGATCATGCTCACGTACTTTGCGAACCTAATTATCCTCGACCGCACACCGACATCCGACGGGGTTCCATCTGCCAGGTCTTTGGTCGCGTCATCGTTCATTTCAGGTATATACAAGGAATTCCTATCTCGCGACGAGCTCTCTCGCCTAGGACCTATTTTTGCTTTCTACGCTTTGTGTGCAGGACTTGCGTTGATCCCCGCGATCCGGTTCCCCATTGTACGGGGTACGGCTATTGAGGAATTACAGACGTTGATAAATTCTCTACGACTTCTTTCGAAACAATGGGGCTCTGCATTTGGCGCACTGCGTGCGTTACAGAGGCTTGGGGGTGAGATAAGCCAGCAGCCGAATAGGGAGGATCCGGTTCCGGTGTTGAAGGAGGAGATGGTACCATTCTTTGAAGATTTCGGGAAGGGGTTGTGTCGGCAGTGGAATGTGTTTTTTGGTGGCGAGGAGATGGCGGTGACAGGGATGGTTCCGCAGGGGATGTTGAATAATCTTGCGCTCGAAACTGAGCTGCCATCCCTCGGTCATGCTGGGACTGGGACTGCGACTGTGGATGTATTGCTGCAGTCAGCCGGTAAGACGGACTTTGGAGGTTTGGACCTGTTGAGTGGGAATTGGGAGGGTGTTGGATTTGATTGGAGCGGGTCTTGGTTATTAGACAATGTAATATCACATATCAACTGA
- a CDS encoding uncharacterized protein (COG:G;~EggNog:ENOG410PFF2;~InterPro:IPR036259;~TransMembrane:5 (o20-38i79-98o110-135i147-165o171-190i);~antiSMASH:Cluster_3.10): MSSLFKSRYGLTEIQIGLTFIANGVGSMVGTLVTGRILDADYRRVKAKYEASLDTEQGDQAHQMSQEEDFPLESARLRLVPIFSVLQCFSIILFGWTIQYPHKVHIAVPIVSTFITGWTAVSTQSLIMTYLVDIFPDRSAAASASMNLARCLFAAGGTSFIMPMIDGVGVGVAFTICVAVQLVALIGPLIQWKFAAGWRKKEGEEARVKAEMTG, translated from the coding sequence ATGTCCTCTCTTTTCAAGAGCCGCTATGGTTTGACTGAGATCCAAATTGGTCTGACCTTCATCGCCAATGGTGTGGGATCGATGGTTGGAACGCTAGTGACAGGCAGAATTCTTGATGCCGACTACCGCCGCGTCAAGGCCAAGTATGAGGCTTCATTGGACACCGAACAAGGAGATCAGGCCCACCAAATGAGTCAGGAGGAGGACTTTCCTTTGGAGAGCGCCCGCCTTCGACTTGTGCCCATCTTCTCCGTTCTGCAATGCTTCTCTATCATTCTCTTCGGATGGACCATCCAGTATCCCCACAAGGTGCATATTGCAGTACCTATCGTGTCAACCTTTATCACAGGATGGACGGCTGTATCCACACAGTCTCTCATCATGACCTACCTAGTCGACATTTTCCCTGACAGAAGTGCGGCGGCCAGCGCTAGTATGAACCTTGCGAGATGTCTGTTCGCTGCTGGTGGCACGAGTTTTATCATGCCCATGATCGACGGTGTTGGGGTTGGTGTGGCGTTCACAATTTGTGTCGCCGTACAGCTTGTAGCGTTGATCGGTCCTCTTATTCAGTGGAAATTTGCTGCTGGGTGGCGGAagaaggagggggaggaagCCAGAGTAAAGGCTGAAATGACGGGCTAA
- the nip1 gene encoding translation initiation factor eIF3 core subunit c (BUSCO:EOG092616QN;~COG:J;~EggNog:ENOG410PGWD;~InterPro:IPR036388,IPR036390,IPR027516,IPR008905, IPR000717;~PFAM:PF01399,PF05470;~go_component: GO:0005852 - eukaryotic translation initiation factor 3 complex [Evidence IEA];~go_function: GO:0003723 - RNA binding [Evidence IEA];~go_function: GO:0003743 - translation initiation factor activity [Evidence IEA];~go_function: GO:0031369 - translation initiation factor binding [Evidence IEA];~go_process: GO:0006413 - translational initiation [Evidence IEA]): protein MSRFFKGTGSDSDSSESEDEVLSEEEEERSEAEEESSEEDSDVEEDEDESEDEEAGGKTGASAFLKDVSESEESEDEEKVTVVKSAKDKRLEELENTVRLIENAEKIGDWAVISAEFDKLNRQIVKITQAGPTPKIYIKTVADLEDFVTETIAKQKTSAKKMNQSNSKGFNAVKQRIKKNNKEYATLVDKYRAAKDDFMESDEEEAAPQKPAAAPVAAPKPSKVERVQAPAAAVEEDDGFATVGRGGKTLQYTPESILKHLRVILESRGKKNTDRLEQIKTMEKLLEVAQTSYQRIRVYLTLISTRFDLSSSSAANYMSPDQWKLADKELSALLGVLEQNRNFVVAEGAEEWDDDDRQPQPAEGEIFYIPGSIVSYIERLDDELTRSLQQIDPHTAEYIERLSDEQQLYSNLVRAQIYVEGISKSDKSDPRQDSVNRIVMRRLEHVYFKPSQVVAILEESAWKALPETLMSATTPREKASDVNNLVQALCNYLFVNSDGIIKARAMLCQIYFLALHDQYYRSRDLMLMSHLTESIANFDVSTQILFNRTLVQIGLCAFRAGLIYEAQNTLSEVCGSGRQKELLAQGIILQRYSTVSPEQERLERQRQLPFHMHINLELLECIYLTSSMFLEVPLMAQTSSSPEMKRRVISKTFRRMLDYNERQVFTGPAENTRDGVIMSAKFLAAGDWQKAANMLNSIKIWDLMPQPDKIKAMLSSQIQEEGLRTYLFTYAPFYDSVSLTTLSSMFDLPAKKIAAVISRMISHEELAAALDQVNDAVVFRKGVELSRLQSQIVTLADKSMNLLEANEKTLEQRTQGMANAFQRDQGAGARGGRGGRGGGQARGGGPRIPGGQQGRRPGGQQFGGGALGGAIKA, encoded by the exons ATGTCGCGATTCTTCAAAGGCACCGGCAGCGACAGCGACTCCTCCGAGTCCGAGGACGAGGTCCTctccgaagaggaggaggagagatCCGAAGCAGAGGAAGAATCTAGCGAGGAGGACTCGGATGttgaggaggacgaggacgagtctgaggatgaggaggccgGTGGGAAGACCGGTGCTAGTGCGTTCTTGAAGGATGTTTCAGAGAGCGAGGAGagtgaggatgaggagaaggTTACTGTTGTTAAGAGCGCGAAGGATAAGAggttggaggagttggaaAATACGGTGCGGTTGATTGAGAATGCTGAGAAGATTGGGGATTGGGCTGTTATTTCGGCTG AATTCGATAAGTTGAACCGCCAGATCGTCAAGATCACACAGGCTGGCCCGACCCCCAAGATTTACATCAAGACTGTTGCCGACCTCGAGGATTTCGTCACCGAGACTATCGCCAAGCAGAAGACCTCCGCTAAGAAGATGAACCAGAGCAACTCCAAGGGCTTCAACGCCGTTAAGCAGCGTAtcaagaagaacaacaagGAATACGCCACCCTGGTCGACAAGTACCGTGCCGCCAAGGATGACTTTATGGAGagcgacgaggaggaggctGCCCCCCAGAAGCCCGCTGCCGCCCCCGTTGCTGCCCCCAAGCCCTCGAAGGTCGAGCGTGTTCAGGCCCCCGCTGCCGCCGTTGAGGAGGACGACGGTTTTGCTACTGTTGGTCGCGGTGGTAAGACTCTGCAGTACACTCCTGAGAGTATCCTCAAGCACCTCCGTGTGATCCTCGAGTCCCGCGGAAAGAAGAACACCGACCGTCTGGAGCAAATCAAGACTATGGAGAAGCTTCTAGAGGTTGCTCAGACTTCTTACCAGCGCATCCGTGTGTATCTGACCCTCATCTCCACCCGTTTCGACCTTTCCTCGTCCTCGGCCGCCAACTACATGAGCCCCGACCAGTGGAAGCTTGCTGATAAGGAACTTTCGGCTCTCTTGGGTGTTCTGGAGCAGAACCGCAACtttgttgttgctgagggTGCTGAGGAGTGGGATGACGATGACAGACAGCCCCAGCCTGCCGAGGGCGAGATTTTCTACATCCCCGGCAGCATCGTGTCGTACATCGAGAGACTGGACGACGAACTCACCCGGTCACTGCAGCAGATCGACCCCCACACTGCTGAGTACATTGAGCGGTTGAGCGATGAGCAGCAGCTGTACAGTAACCTTGTCCGCGCCCAGATCTACGTCGAGGGCATCAGCAAGTCCGACAAGAGCGACCCTCGACAGGACAGCGTCAACAGAATCGTCATGAGACGGTTGGAGCACGTCTACTTCAAGCCTTCTCAGGTTGTTGCTATCCTCGAGGAGAGCGCTTGGAAGGCTCTTCCTGAGACCTTGATGTCTGCCACTACTCCTCGCGAGAAGGCCAGCGATGTGAACAACCTCGTCCAGGCCCTCTGCAACTACCTCTTCGTCAACAGCGACGGCATCATCAAGGCACGTGCCATGCTTTGCCAGATCTACTTCCTTGCCCTCCACGACCAATACTACCGGTCTCGCGACTTGATGCTCATGTCCCATTTGACTGAGAGCATTGCCAACTTCGACGTCAGCACCCAGATCCTCTTCAACCGCACGCTCGTCCAGATCGGTCTGTGCGCGTTCCGTGCCGGTCTCATCTACGAAGCCCAGAACACCCTCTCCGAGGTCTGCGGCAGCGGACGTCAAAAGGAGCTGCTCGCCCAGGGCATCATCCTCCAGCGGTACTCGACCGTCTCGCCCGAGCAGGAGCGTCTCGAGCGCCAGCGCCAGCTGCCCTTCCACATGCACATCAACCTGGAGCTTCTGGAGTGCATTTACCTCACCTCGAGCATGTTCCTGGAAGTTCCCCTGATGGCGCAGACGTCGTCCTCGCCTGAGATGAAGCGCCGCGTCATTTCCAAGACCTTCCGCCGCATGCTTGACTACAACGAGCGCCAGGTCTTCACCGGCCCCGCCGAAAACACCCGCGACGGTGTCATCATGTCTGCCAAGTTCCTCGCTGCCGGCGACTGGCAAAAGGCCGCCAACATGCTCAACTCCATCAAGATCTGGGACCTCATGCCGCAGCCCGACAAGATCAAGGCCATGCTCTCCTCGCAGATCCAGGAGGAAGGCCTGCGCACCTACCTCTTCACCTACGCCCCCTTCTACGACAGCGTCTCTCTCACCACGCTCTCCTCCATGTTCGACCTCCCCGCCAAGAAGATCGCCGCTGTCATCAGCCGCATGATCTCGCACGAGGAACTCGCCGCCGCCCTCGACCAGGTCAATGACGCCGTCGTCTTCCGCAAGGGCGTCGAGCTCTCCCGCCTGCAATCCCAGATCGTCACCCTCGCCGACAAATCCATGAACCTCCTCGAGGCCAACGAGAAGACCCTCGAACAGCGCACCCAAGGCATGGCCAACGCCTTCCAGCGCGATCAGGGCGCCGGCGCCCGTGGTGGCCGTGGCGGCCGTGGTGGCGGCCAGGCTCGAGGTGGTGGGCCCAGAATACCTGGCGGGCAGCAGGGCCGTCGGCCTGGTGGTCAGCAATTCGGGGGTGGTGCATTGGGAGGAGCGATCAAGGCTTaa